Genomic segment of Picrophilus oshimae DSM 9789:
GGGCCTTTGATGAATTAAAAGCTGAGGGTGAGTTAACAGGCTCCTTTGAAGACTTCCTGGACTTTATAAAAACAAAGAGGAATCATATAAATGAATACATAGAGAAGTTCGAGGATGTAATGTCTAATCTTAAGTTCGTACCAAACTCACCAACATTAATGAATGCCGGTGGTCCGCTGGGACAGCTATCAGCATGCTTTGTTTTACCTGTTGATGACAGCATAGATTCAATATTTGATGCACTTAAATACACTGCCGAGATACACAAATCCGGTGGTGGAACCGGATTCTCATTCTCAAGACTAAGGGCAAAGGACGATATAGTTGCGTCAACAAAAGGTGTTGCCTCAGGCCCGCTATCTTTTATGAGGATCTTTGATGTAACAACAGACGTTATAAAGCAGGGTGGCAAGAGACGCGGTGCAAACATGGGCATACTTAGATATGACCACCCTGATATAATGGACTTTATAACCAGCAAGGATTCCGAGAACAAGGTCTTAAGCAATTTTAACATATCTGTTGCAGTTGAAGACGAATTCTTTGAAAAACTTGACAACGATGATTATATAGAGCTTAAGAATCCAAGAGATGGCAAGGTTGTTAACAGAATAAAGGCCAGCACGATATGGAACACAATAATAAACCAGGCATGGAAGACAGGAGATCCAGGAATGATCTTTCTGGATGAAATAAACAAAAAGAATCCTGTGAAAAACATAGGATACATAGAATCAACGAATCCGTGTGGTGAGCAGCCACTTATGCCATACGAATCATGCAATCTCGGATCAATAAATCTTTCAAAGTTTGTCGTTGATGGCAAATTTGACTTTGACGGTTATAAGGAAACAATAGACATAGCAACACGCTTCCTTGATAACGTTGTCGATGCAAATAAGTTTCCTGTGGATAAAATAAAGGAGATGACCAGAAAGACAAGGAAGATAGGCCTTGGACTGATGGGCTTTGCAGACATGTTAATAATGCTCGGTATACCATATAATAGCAACGAGGCCCTTGAAATTGGAGAGCGCATCATGAAATTCCTAAATGATGAATCACACCTTGAATCACAGAGGCTTGCCGAGGAGCGCGGTGTCTTTCCAGGATGGTACGGATCAGACTGGGAGAAACAAAACATAAAGATGAGAAACTCTACGACAACAACAATAGCACCAACAGGAACCATATCAATAATAGCCGGATGCTCATCCTCAATAGAGCCATTATTTGCAATAGCTTTTGTAAGGCATGTATTAAACGGCCAGGAATTAATAGAGATAAATCCATTGTTCGAAAACGAGCTCAGAAAACGCAACCTTTACTCTGATGATTTAATGGAGAAGGTTGCAAGAACTGGAAACCTTAGGGATATTGATCTGCCGGATGATATAAAAAGGGTATTTGTCACCGCACAGGAAATAGATCCCGACTGGCACGTCCTTATGCAGGCGACATTCCAGAGATACTGTGATTCTGGTGTTTCAAAGACAATAAATCTTCCATATGAGGCCACACCAGATGATATAGCAAGATCATACAGGCTGGCCAAGGATCTTCATTGCAAGGGAATAACAGTTTACAGGGACAGGAGCAAGACGCAGCAGGTACTCTATGCAGGAACTGATACAAAAAAGGAAGAAAAAAAGGAGAAGAATGAAACAATAGAGCTTTACACGAAGCTGCCTGATAAATATGTAAAATTATCATCAACGTTCGATCCTGCATGCCCAACAGGAAAATGTGATCTTTGATTTATATAAAAATATAATTATTTTTAATTTAATGTATAGAATAATTTGATAATTGCCATGTTTTTATGGTATTGCCATTATATAAAGGACATAACATAATTACTTTTATATTCATGCATTTATAGCATTTTTCTATCGTTTATAAGCGCTCGCTGATCTTTTATTAATAAAAAATGTTAATTTTATAATGTTAAAAATTATTGGAAAAGTCCCTGAGAACAGACATAAAATTCATGAATGCAATGTAAGGCGATTTATATGGATTAAAGTAATTGTGAACCTCCTGATCCTCAGGGCTGCCTGTGGACATGTAATACAAATGATCTGATGTGTTTAAATACCTCCAGATCTTCATATCCCCTTTGTTTTTTAATGATTTTAGATATTCAAAAGCCTCCCTTTGCATGTCGTTGCCGAGCCACGGGTTCAGATTTCTTTCTTTATCAGCCCATGAAACATAGTTTTTTATGCTTATTGTATCATGTTTTTCATATCTATAAACCGCATCATTTATCAGCATGGTTTCTATATTATTATAATCCATGTATTTTTTTAAGTATTTCATAAAGTCAAAGATGCCTGTTTCTGCACTCTGATGCTCGCCAAAGGTTTCATAGTCCATGAACAGGTTTATTACATCTCCAGGGGATTTTATTATCCATGATGCAAATTTATCCGCCGTTAATGGGTACTCTGGCCAGGATCTATTGGAAAATCTAAATGATATATCATCGCTCATCATAAAATTCCTTAAAAGTAGATTTAAACCTGAAACACTTTTATATATGTAATTCGGATTGTATCTTTCTATTAATGGGTAAAAACCCTCGGTTAAAATTGTTTTATACCCAAGATCCCTTACAATGTATGATACATCATCATTATATATTAACTCGGTATTTCTAAATGTTTTTGGTTCATAGTTGAACAGTTTTTTTATAATGTTGTTATGCTCCTTTACTTCCTCTTTAAATTCATCGTAATCATATAACGATACAAGGCTGTGATAGTATGTTTCATCGATTAACTCGCAGTTTCCTGATGATACATAACCTTTTATTATATCTATTAATTCTGGATCATATTTCAGGGCCTGCTCTATAAATGTTCCTGTTATTGAAAGGTTTGATTTTATTTCATGCTCATTCAAAAACGTCGTCATCGGTCTGTAGCATTTCATGGATGCCCTCTCAAAGATCTCCCTATTTTTCTCGTCCCAGAAGTAATCGTGGTTGTAACCGATCTCGCTTATTCTGTACGGCCTCAGCCTAAATGGCTGATGCACCTCAAAATAGAATATTACACCATGCGACATAATGATCTGTAAACCTCCAGTGTTTTCATTGCCGTTTTATTCCAGGTAAAGAGCTTTGCCTCCATCTGGCCATTTGTTCCGAGGACCGTTCTCAATGACCTGTAATCAACAAGGTTTAAAATGTAATCTGATATTAAATCGGTATCCCAGAAATCGGCAGTTAAAACGTTTAAAAGCGATTCACCAACACCGGTTGTCCTGCTTATGATTACAGGTGTTCCGGCACTCATTGCCTCTATGACAGACATGCCAAAGGGCTCTGAAACAGCAGGCAGTATAAATGCATCAGCATTTCTGTAATACCACATGGCAAGCTCCTCGGGCACAAAACCTGGAAAATAGAAATTATCATATATACCATATGACTTTGATAGTTTAATCATCTCATCAAGCTGGTCGCCGGTACCGGCCATCACAAATTTTATATTATTATTTATTTTTAATGACTTGTAAGCAGCCTCAAGAAAGAATTTTGGCCCCTTCTGTGTTGTTATTCTTCCAAAGTATAGTATTATATTTGTTTTCTCATATGATCTAACAGGATTCTTTAGAAATGAATCGTCTATTCCATTGTATATAACATCTATTTTCCAAGGATTTGCATTGTAATTTTGCACTATTGTTTTTTTGGTTAAATTGGAAACCGCTATTACCCTATCGGCATTCTTTATACCGGAGCTCTCTATATCCATTATCGATTTTTGTGGGAAAAAATTTCCTGATCTGTCAAACTCTGTGCTGTGCACTGTCACTATTAATGGTATATTATATTTTTTCTTTAGGTAAATACCGGCAGGATACGTAATCCAGTCATGGGCATGTATCAAATCAACATTTTCCGGATCGAAATCCTCTATGACCCTGGAGTTATAGTACATGATCTCGTCCATAAAAGTATTAAACCTCATGGAGGAGAAATCATAATAGGATTTATAATTGTAAAATCCAACCTTTTTAACGTTGAATGGATAAACATCAAGGAGCTTTTTTGAGTATGGTACGTATAGATCTATATCGATAATATTTGACAGTATTGAGTAGAGGTTTATTGTATGTATTCCAAGGCCACCGGCAAATGCAGGTGGCAGTTCCCATCCTATTACTGAGACCTTCATTGACCCACCAGATCCTCATGGTAGGCCCTTAAAAGTTCACCGTAACTCCAGGCCTGCATCACACAGCCCTTTGGTTTTAACGTATCGTCGAAGAGTTCCGGTATCATGTATAAACTGTAAAGATTTTTAAAGTAATTGTATAGTTCCTTTCTGTCATGACCTGATCTAACAGAGGCTGTGATGTATGGCCCCACAAGCCAGGTCCATATGGCACCATTATGGTATGCAGAATCCCTTGAATATTGATCACCTGTATAAAATCCATGATAATTCCTATCATATTTTGACAGTGATCTCAGGCCGTATGGTGTTAAAAGCTCATCATCTATTGTTTCCTTGTAATCATTAAAGTTATCAAGTATATTATATGGTAATGAAAAGGAAAAGATCATGTTTGGCCTTACACTTGGATCGTTATCCGTGTCCATTATAAAGTGTTTTGATATAAAAGTTTTTTTAAATTCCCTTGATACCATCTCGGCAATGCCATCATAATCATTCTTTATATGCAGCAGTTCAGAAAAATATGACATTGATCTTAATGCATTGTACCAGAGCGCATTTATCTCCACAGGCTTTCCAGTTCTTGGCGTGAATATTTTGTCTCCGGTCTGGGCATCCATCCATGTTAGCTTTGGCCTTTTCATTGTTACAAGATAGTTATCTAAATAATAGAGGTCGTTCCCGTTTATATATGAATTAACAATATCAACCATCTTTTTATACATAAATTCAAGTATTGAGTTGTCCATTGTGTAATTATAATATTTATAAAATGCATATATGAACCAAAGACCTGTATCTCCTGATTCATAGTCTGGAGTAAATATCCTTGGAACCATGCCGTTCTTTATCCTGTTTGAATACTCAATAAGTATGTTCCTTGCATCGTTGAACCTCCTCTGGGTTAGAAGGATTCCTGGCATTGATATAAATGTATCACGCCCCCATGGGCCGAACCAGTAAAATCCTGCAAGTATGTTGTTTTTAACAATAAACTTTGAGGCTTTTGCTGCAATACCCTGTTTTTTCTTGATTTTTTTTATTGATGTGTCTGATGGCCTGTCTGTAAAGATCCTTACAGTAAATTTATTCATCTTTACCGAGAAATGACCTGGCAGAAATAGATTTTCTATATAATTGGAGCCGCGCTCCATATCAACAGGGTAATTAAAATTATAATACCATTTATTTTCCTCAATATAATCACCTGGAATATCGATATTAAAATAATAATCACCTGATGAGAATTCATAGTATTTATTAATGCTTACATTAAAATTGTTATGATTCAATGTCAAATAGGATCTTCTAAAAGATATTAAAGGATACAATAGAAATTCATCAACGCCGTTTGAATCGTATTCTATTATCAGTGTATCATAATCATCAAGAAACATCCTTTTATATATTATCGATGACCTTATCTTGTATATAAATTCAAGATAACCATAATCATTGAATGACTCAAGGAATTTATAGCCATCAGGATAAACAACATCATAAAAATTTGTGTCCAGATTATAAAGCTCATTGTTTATTCTTAATACCTCAAAGAACTTATTTAGGTAATTTATTCTATCATAGTTTTCATTTATTGCCTTTACATAAATGCCATGATATGTTCTGGTATTTGCCATTGAAACTGTTGATGCACTGTATGTGCCATTTTTATTTGAGAGAATCCACTCCATTTCAAAGCTGTTCATTAAAGTAAATAAAATCATTTTTTATTTAAGTTTTTTTATGATGATCTTACTGACTAAATAGTATTAAATATTTATTTTATATATACAATGAATGAAGTTCCTGGCCTTTTTTGGGCACATAAACATTGATGTTAAAATATCTGTTCCCAGGCTGCCTATGCGGGAGGAATCAGTTGGTGTTAAAAATGTTTCTAATGAGTTTGCAGGCACTGCAGGCAATTTTGCCTTTGTAGCGGCATCCCTTGGTTTGAGCTTTGATTTGTATTCAAAGGTCGGTTCATTAACGCATAATGACTACATAAATGAGCTCAGGAGAAGAAAAATAAACATAGACCATGTTGAAATAGAGAATTCAATGGGACCAATATGCTATATACCAACAGATGGAAATGAACAGGTTGCATATATGTACCAGGGCCCAATGGATTCATGGAGGCCATCATTATCCTTTGATTATAATTATAAATATGTCCACCTTGGCACTGGCCCATCAGATGAGTACCAAAAAATAGCTGCAAACAATGAAAAATCAAGGATAGTCTTTGATCCTGGCCAGGAGATATGGTACCTTTACAATAAGGATAAAATAATAGATATAATGTCAAGGTCTTACATATCAATGTTTAATAAGAATGAGTTTAATTACCTAAAATCAATGACTGGTCTTTCCGAGCATGAGTTAAATAATCTTAGCGATTATATAATAGTAACGATGGGTTCTGATGGTGCATCCGTTTTCCATAAAAATAATGAGTTTCATGTTCCCGCTGTTAAATCAGATTTTATATATGATACAATAGGTGCCGGTGATTCATTCAGGGCAGGCTTCTATTTTGGTATCTATAACAATTACAGCATAAATGATTCTGTTCTAATTGGAAACATTGTCGCATCAATTGCAATAAGAAGAAGAATAATTGAATTCAATGAAAACAGGAATAATATAATAAAAATGTTTAATAATATGAAACTAAAGCAGCGAGTCTAAATAGCTCATAGCTGAAAATATTTCAAAGTCCCTTGATTTTAAATCCCTTACCAGAAAATTTTCTATTTCATTTAAATTTTTTAATGGTTTTAGATCGTTATCATTTTCATAAATTAATATATACTTTCCAGAATCAATAAGACCGCCAATCTCTATGGCCTTTTTTATATCCTTCTCGCCTGTTATATATGCCAGCAGAAGACCGCCCATGGATCTTATATTATTATTATGAAGCATGTACCTTGATGCCCTTCTGTAAGCCTCAAGTATATGAACCTCTGAAAAAACCACGGCGGGATTTATAAACTGAAAGAGCGCATCCCTTGATCTTGAATAATCAATTAAATCTTTAAAATATGATTTGTCTATAAAAAAGAATTTTAATTTAGGCTGCATTTGTACCTGTTCTCTGCGTTGTTATTGCCTTCTCGTTCTCGCCAAGCGTGTCATGCAGCTGCTTGAAGAAATCATCCTTTTCTGGGCTTTTAACAAGTGCAACGTTTAAAACGTCCTCTATTGTGGCCGCAGGTATTATCTCTATCCTGTTTCTATGTGCCTCGTCAAGTATGACATCGTTCAGGTTTGATAATGGTATCACAACCTTTTTCAGGCCGGCATCTATTGCAGCCTCTATTTTTGCCGTGACACCGCCTACCGGTAATACCTCACCACGAACGCTTAATGATCCGGTCATTGCTATTGTCTGATCTATTGGTATCCTTTCAAGTGCAGAGATCACTGCCGTTGCTATTGAAACACTTGCAGAGTCTCCCTCAACGCCTTCATAGGTGCCAACGAACTGTATATGTATATCAACGTCTGATATGTTTTTACCGCTGATCTTCTTTATGACTGCAGAGACGTTTTCAACAGCCTCCTTTGCTATATCACCAAGCTTGCCCGTTGCATAGACCATGCCGTTACCCTTGTGCTGTGCAGGTGTAACTTCAGCAACTATTGGCATGACTATACCGCTTAAGTCTGATAATTCCTGGGAGCCCATAACTGCAAGGCCATTTACCTTTCCAACGGCTTCTCCCTCACCGAGGAATGTATTGTAAAGCTTTTTAACCTCTATTGCGCGGTCTGCTATCTGCTGTTCAACAGGTTTGCTCAGTTCCTTTGCCATTGTCACATGCCTTCCGGTAACTATATCTGCCTTTTCCGCAACTGCTATATCACCGGCGACACGCACAAGTCCTCCTAGCTCCCTTAGTCTTAATGTTAATTTACCCTTCCTGCCGGCCCTCTTCTGGGCCTCCTTTATGATCTCGACTATTGCAGATGTATCAAAAGGCGGTATCTTTTTATCCTTTGCTATTTCCTGTGCTATGAACTGAACAAGTTTCTTTCTGTTCTCATCGTTATCATCCATTGCATCATTCATGAAGACCTCGTATCCATATCCACGTATCCTTGATCTTAATGCGGGATGCATGTTCCTCAATGCATCTATGTTTCCTGCTGCAACAAGAACAAAATCGCATGGCACCGGTTCAGTCTGAACCATGGCACCTGCGCTTCTCTCGCTCTGTCCGGATATTGAATATTTTTTCTCCTGCATTGCTGTTAATAAGGCCTGCTGATCTTCAGGTCTTAACAGGTTTATTTCATCTATGAATAAAACGCCCTTATCGGCCTTATGTATATTTCCGGCCTCAACCCTCTCATGGGCTGGTGTTTCAAGACCACCAGACTGGAATGGATCGTGCCTGACATCGCCTAAAAGTGCTCCAGAATGTGCACCCGTTGAGTCAATAAATGGTGGCTTATCATTTGTGTTGTGTGATACCAGTATCTTTGGAACCATGCTTCTTTCAACCCTGGCAACAGGGTTCATTGCAAGAAGAACGTAAAGGAATGCTGCTGCAAGTATTGCGAAGAATATTATAGAATAGCTCCTGAGAACAACTGCCATTACTATTCCAAGAAGTATTATTGAGAATATTATAAAAAGAAGGCTTCTTGATCTATCCTTCCTATCACGCTCGGCCTTTATCTGGTATTGCTTTACAATCTCCTTTCCCTTGCCTGCCGGGAATGTTTTTATCTTTGGTTTATTTGGATCCTCCATATTTGGAAAGCATAGTATGTCCTCAAGTTCCTCCTTTGGTAGAAAGTCAACCATTGACTGTGCAAGCATTGATTTTCCAGTTCCAGGATCACCTATCAGCAGGACATGCCTCTTCTGCATTGCTGCCTTTTTTATTACCTCGCCTGCCGTTTCCTGACCAATTACCTGGTTAAACAGCAGCTTAGGTACCTCGACTTCCTTGGT
This window contains:
- a CDS encoding adenosylcobalamin-dependent ribonucleoside-diphosphate reductase, with protein sequence MLKNIEYVIKRDGSRVPFDKEKITMAIYKAMLSVKFGSMEDASKLTDAVIDELLKSDEEPTVERIQDTVEKVLMTKKINNRDFTAVAKSYIIYREKRKTIREEKELIGVKDDLKLTLNAIKVLEARYLFKDQDGKIIETPRQMFHRVAVHLAIIEGLYDYRRYQKYNEIYQNGTVYTSLTRTQIDELKRAFDELKAEGELTGSFEDFLDFIKTKRNHINEYIEKFEDVMSNLKFVPNSPTLMNAGGPLGQLSACFVLPVDDSIDSIFDALKYTAEIHKSGGGTGFSFSRLRAKDDIVASTKGVASGPLSFMRIFDVTTDVIKQGGKRRGANMGILRYDHPDIMDFITSKDSENKVLSNFNISVAVEDEFFEKLDNDDYIELKNPRDGKVVNRIKASTIWNTIINQAWKTGDPGMIFLDEINKKNPVKNIGYIESTNPCGEQPLMPYESCNLGSINLSKFVVDGKFDFDGYKETIDIATRFLDNVVDANKFPVDKIKEMTRKTRKIGLGLMGFADMLIMLGIPYNSNEALEIGERIMKFLNDESHLESQRLAEERGVFPGWYGSDWEKQNIKMRNSTTTTIAPTGTISIIAGCSSSIEPLFAIAFVRHVLNGQELIEINPLFENELRKRNLYSDDLMEKVARTGNLRDIDLPDDIKRVFVTAQEIDPDWHVLMQATFQRYCDSGVSKTINLPYEATPDDIARSYRLAKDLHCKGITVYRDRSKTQQVLYAGTDTKKEEKKEKNETIELYTKLPDKYVKLSSTFDPACPTGKCDL
- a CDS encoding glycoside hydrolase family 57 protein, giving the protein MSHGVIFYFEVHQPFRLRPYRISEIGYNHDYFWDEKNREIFERASMKCYRPMTTFLNEHEIKSNLSITGTFIEQALKYDPELIDIIKGYVSSGNCELIDETYYHSLVSLYDYDEFKEEVKEHNNIIKKLFNYEPKTFRNTELIYNDDVSYIVRDLGYKTILTEGFYPLIERYNPNYIYKSVSGLNLLLRNFMMSDDISFRFSNRSWPEYPLTADKFASWIIKSPGDVINLFMDYETFGEHQSAETGIFDFMKYLKKYMDYNNIETMLINDAVYRYEKHDTISIKNYVSWADKERNLNPWLGNDMQREAFEYLKSLKNKGDMKIWRYLNTSDHLYYMSTGSPEDQEVHNYFNPYKSPYIAFMNFMSVLRDFSNNF
- a CDS encoding glycosyltransferase family 4 protein, translated to MKVSVIGWELPPAFAGGLGIHTINLYSILSNIIDIDLYVPYSKKLLDVYPFNVKKVGFYNYKSYYDFSSMRFNTFMDEIMYYNSRVIEDFDPENVDLIHAHDWITYPAGIYLKKKYNIPLIVTVHSTEFDRSGNFFPQKSIMDIESSGIKNADRVIAVSNLTKKTIVQNYNANPWKIDVIYNGIDDSFLKNPVRSYEKTNIILYFGRITTQKGPKFFLEAAYKSLKINNNIKFVMAGTGDQLDEMIKLSKSYGIYDNFYFPGFVPEELAMWYYRNADAFILPAVSEPFGMSVIEAMSAGTPVIISRTTGVGESLLNVLTADFWDTDLISDYILNLVDYRSLRTVLGTNGQMEAKLFTWNKTAMKTLEVYRSLCRMV
- a CDS encoding amylo-alpha-1,6-glucosidase; amino-acid sequence: MNSFEMEWILSNKNGTYSASTVSMANTRTYHGIYVKAINENYDRINYLNKFFEVLRINNELYNLDTNFYDVVYPDGYKFLESFNDYGYLEFIYKIRSSIIYKRMFLDDYDTLIIEYDSNGVDEFLLYPLISFRRSYLTLNHNNFNVSINKYYEFSSGDYYFNIDIPGDYIEENKWYYNFNYPVDMERGSNYIENLFLPGHFSVKMNKFTVRIFTDRPSDTSIKKIKKKQGIAAKASKFIVKNNILAGFYWFGPWGRDTFISMPGILLTQRRFNDARNILIEYSNRIKNGMVPRIFTPDYESGDTGLWFIYAFYKYYNYTMDNSILEFMYKKMVDIVNSYINGNDLYYLDNYLVTMKRPKLTWMDAQTGDKIFTPRTGKPVEINALWYNALRSMSYFSELLHIKNDYDGIAEMVSREFKKTFISKHFIMDTDNDPSVRPNMIFSFSLPYNILDNFNDYKETIDDELLTPYGLRSLSKYDRNYHGFYTGDQYSRDSAYHNGAIWTWLVGPYITASVRSGHDRKELYNYFKNLYSLYMIPELFDDTLKPKGCVMQAWSYGELLRAYHEDLVGQ
- a CDS encoding nucleoside kinase; the protein is MKFLAFFGHINIDVKISVPRLPMREESVGVKNVSNEFAGTAGNFAFVAASLGLSFDLYSKVGSLTHNDYINELRRRKINIDHVEIENSMGPICYIPTDGNEQVAYMYQGPMDSWRPSLSFDYNYKYVHLGTGPSDEYQKIAANNEKSRIVFDPGQEIWYLYNKDKIIDIMSRSYISMFNKNEFNYLKSMTGLSEHELNNLSDYIIVTMGSDGASVFHKNNEFHVPAVKSDFIYDTIGAGDSFRAGFYFGIYNNYSINDSVLIGNIVASIAIRRRIIEFNENRNNIIKMFNNMKLKQRV
- the cgi121 gene encoding KEOPS complex subunit Cgi121 is translated as MQPKLKFFFIDKSYFKDLIDYSRSRDALFQFINPAVVFSEVHILEAYRRASRYMLHNNNIRSMGGLLLAYITGEKDIKKAIEIGGLIDSGKYILIYENDNDLKPLKNLNEIENFLVRDLKSRDFEIFSAMSYLDSLL
- the lonB gene encoding ATP-dependent protease LonB, which gives rise to MENQVDEVEEWVSKLGIKTTKEVEVPKLLFNQVIGQETAGEVIKKAAMQKRHVLLIGDPGTGKSMLAQSMVDFLPKEELEDILCFPNMEDPNKPKIKTFPAGKGKEIVKQYQIKAERDRKDRSRSLLFIIFSIILLGIVMAVVLRSYSIIFFAILAAAFLYVLLAMNPVARVERSMVPKILVSHNTNDKPPFIDSTGAHSGALLGDVRHDPFQSGGLETPAHERVEAGNIHKADKGVLFIDEINLLRPEDQQALLTAMQEKKYSISGQSERSAGAMVQTEPVPCDFVLVAAGNIDALRNMHPALRSRIRGYGYEVFMNDAMDDNDENRKKLVQFIAQEIAKDKKIPPFDTSAIVEIIKEAQKRAGRKGKLTLRLRELGGLVRVAGDIAVAEKADIVTGRHVTMAKELSKPVEQQIADRAIEVKKLYNTFLGEGEAVGKVNGLAVMGSQELSDLSGIVMPIVAEVTPAQHKGNGMVYATGKLGDIAKEAVENVSAVIKKISGKNISDVDIHIQFVGTYEGVEGDSASVSIATAVISALERIPIDQTIAMTGSLSVRGEVLPVGGVTAKIEAAIDAGLKKVVIPLSNLNDVILDEAHRNRIEIIPAATIEDVLNVALVKSPEKDDFFKQLHDTLGENEKAITTQRTGTNAA